A genomic window from Salvelinus sp. IW2-2015 linkage group LG13, ASM291031v2, whole genome shotgun sequence includes:
- the LOC111971705 gene encoding uncharacterized protein, whose translation MANVNCMVFHTQIASIMEVLANAAVAEICKLVDDDYAVFRLEISQSQKENRGLRRKLQLLELKVTRERAEKTIRERVVASRPSSVKIVDRYRGMARGEGYLTGSHRNFVKPAGHNTWRNDEPIAVDEGSGTSTQHVIVIESADAETAGPGVKQERSEGEENPRHSRDIQTGPAGAPYEATEDPTTAASQPXTRRSIMEVSGRPDAVLNSEADTKTLTVTHRLLDTGSEQISDSERLGQGPLGCPPVPGSEYLPVFHQSQRPVNSCGDGDMLDTGGDDDPSCSYTTEMDPGNISLGLERQTDLFRGEWNRYSSSVYSEGCQDKKEEVIVVDEVKVEGDTPLPWNVDETHLGEGHSQGNTSDFLDYRESLETNPNVTTHSPLHVFRDRDPVSTLMAPSDSHGRVFFNQALNSNDRARAQARGGGAISGGSKEKRFPCMFCSKGFSCSQKVEIHQRIHTGEKPYSCTQCHMXFTQAGDLKRHQRVHTGEKPYSCPHCEKRFSRHHHLKMHLKVHTGETPFV comes from the exons atggctaacgttaactgtatggtttttcacactcaaatagcctccattatggaggtgctagcgaatgcagccgtggcagagatctgtaaacttGTAGACGatgactatgcagtgtttcgtttggaaatttctcaaagccagaaagaaaataGGGgtttgcggaggaaactacaactactggaactgaaggtgacacgggagcgcgcagagaaGACAATACGAGAGCGCGTCGTCGccagtcgtcccagtagtgtcaagatcgtcgaccgatacagaggaatggcaagag gtgaaggatATCTCACTGGAAGCCACAGGAactttgtgaagccagcgggcCACAATACATGGAGAAATGACGAACCCATAGCTGTAGATGaagggagtggaacctcaacccagcacgttATCGTAATAGAG tctgcagatgcagagACTGCAGGCCCTGGGGTCAAGCAGGAGAGATCTGAAGGAGAGGAGAACCCAcggcacagcagagacatccagactggacCAGCTGGAGCGCCCTATGAAGCCACAGAGGACCCCACCACCGCTGCATCTCAGCCCAYGACCCGACGCAGCATCATGGAGGTCAGTGGAAGGCCGGACGCCGTCCTCAATTCAGAGGCAGACACCaagactttaactgtaacacacaggcTCTTAGACACAGGATCTGAACAAATATCAGACTCAGAGAGACTGGGGCAGGGGccactgggctgtcctcctgtTCCCGGCTCAGAGTACTTACCGGTATTTCACCAGAGCCAGAGGCCTGTTAATTCCTGTGGGGATGGTGACATGTTAGAcactggtggtgatgatgatccgtcttgttcttacactacagagatggaccctggcaacataTCCTTGGGTTTAGAGAGACAGACTGATCTGTTTAGAGGGGAATGGAACCGGtatagtagtagtgtatactctgaagggtgccaaGATAAGAAAGAGGAGGTTATAGTCGTGGATGaggtgaaagtggagggcgacaCCCCTCTGCCATGGAATGTAGACGAGACTCACTTAGGGGAAGGACACTCACAGGGCAACACCAGTGACTTCTTAGActacagggaaagcttagagacaaatccaaatgttacgacccactcccctttacacgTGTTCAGGGATCGCGATCCAGTGTCTACGTTAATGGCACCTTCCGATTCACACGGCCGTGTCTTTTTCAATCAGGCATTGAACTCAAATGACAGGGCTAGAGCCCAGGCTCGGGGAGGGGGAGCAATATCAGGCGGTAGTAAAGAAAAACGGTTCCCCTGCATGTTCTGTAGcaaaggcttcagctgctcccagaaggtggagatccaccagaggatccacacaggggagaaaccctacagctgtacccagtgtcacatgRGCTTCACCCAGGCAGGTGACCTGAAGAGGcatcagagggtccacacaggggagaaaccttacAGCTGCCCCCattgtgagaagaggttctcccgccaCCACCATTTGAAGATGCACTTGAAAGTCCACACGGGAGAGACGCCGTTTGTCTGA